The window TTTATTTTAGTAGGTAAAATGGCTTTAATGATAAATATTTTATTTAGACTTTAAAATTGATAAAATTGGTTAATTAATAAAACACTTTTTTTGTATTATAATTTAAAATCATTAAGTTTTTAGTATTTATAACTGATAATTAGCCCTCTCCTTTATTAATGTTGTGAAGGAAAAAGTAATAGGTGAAATGAATGAGCCCTTCTATTTTAAATCATATGATAAAGTAGTAGGAGTAGCCCATAACGAAAAAGAACTTGAAAGAGAGATTATGAGAATTGGTTCAGCTGATCCTCTATGTGTTAATTGGCATTTAGAGCAAGGTCATATAGTAGCATGGTTAAGATATATTGGAAATAACACCTTAGCGGAAATGTTGAAGGGTGTAAAAGATTACCGAGAGGCTCTTGCTAGAATAAGAGATTACTGGGTCTTATCTGAAAATAAGAAAGCTAAAGAGGTAGATAGAGCTACAGAGAAGAGGAAGGCGAGATATAGTTTAAGGAGATAAGTTGGAAGGCAATCCCAAATTCCCATCAGTATTATCACTGTTACATTATTCTATCTTTTTTCTCGGTAGTTCCCATTTTAGTTCCATTGCTAAAATCCGTAAAATCAAAGTTATTAGAAATGAGACAATTAAAGCTACATCTTCAGGCACAGAGAGATCAGAGGCTATGAAATACACAAAAGAACCTATTACAGCTGTGGTAGCATAAAACTCTCTAGTGAGGATTAAAGGCACTTCATTTGATAGTATGTCCCTAATAACTCCACCTCCTACTGCTGTTATAGCTCCCACTATTACAACTAGGATTACATTGTTGGAGACTGAGTAGGCTAATGAAGCACCTGAAGATGCAAAAGCGCCTAACCCAATTGCATCAGCGTACAGTAGAGGTTTTCCCATATTGGTGAATATCCTATAGAAAATGAAGGTAGCTAAACTAGCGAGAAATGCGATAATAGGATAAGGATAATAGATTAAATTTGTGGGGGGAGTTTTACCTAGCAATAAATTCGATATAATACCTCCTCCTAAGGCTGTTGAGAAACCTAATACTAGAACTCCTAAAAGATCCATGCCCCTCTTTACTGCTTTTATTGCCCCTGAGATTGCAAAGGCAACTATACCTATGTAATTAAATATATCAAATACTATTGATGACGAGACAATCACGTGTGTGATGAATTGAGTTTTGATTTAAAAAGTCTCTCTTCCCCTTATTACTTTGTCCTTTCAGAGCTAGGAATATGTTTTCTTACGGATTTTAGATGATGATAAAGGTTTTTTGATATTAAATAAAAAAAGGAGTTATAAGTTGAGTAATCATATTTTTAATATATGGAGGAAGTTGTAAGAGCTTACCAAGAGGGTAATTTAAACTATGCACTAAGAAAGATTAATGAAATTATTAAGAGTAGTCCATCCCCCGACATATATAACTTATTAGGAAAGATATTATTGGAGTTAGGTAAGGATGAAGAGGCACTTGAAGCCTTTAGACAGGCTAATAATAGGCTCGAAGTAGCTAGAATTTATATTCAAAAGGGTTTGTATCAAGACGCATTAAATGAAATAAAGGACGAAACAACTGATGAATCAAAGATATTGAGAGCATTAATTTACATTAAAATGGAGAATTTTGATAAGGCAAAAGAAGAGATAGCTAATATAAACTCCAACTCTCCTCTGTTCCACAAGGTAAAGGGAATAGTGGATTACCATACTGCAAATTATTATGGGGCACTGAGATCTATAACAATAGCCTTAAGAGAATACCCTATGGATGCTGAGCTATACTATTACAGAGCTCTAGTGAAAGCAGAGCTGGGGTTAGAATATGAGGATGACATAGATATGGCGATCAACCTAAACCCATATTATGCTGAGTTATACTTTAGTAAAGGCATAATATTGGAACAGAGAGGTAAATTGAATGAAGCCGTAAACTATTACAGTAAGGCGATAAAGTATAAGCCTGAACTAGTTAAGGCTTATTACAGGAGAGCTAAAGTTTACATGAAGCTAGGAATGGATCAAGAAGCAGAAAAAGACATAGAAAAAGTTAAGGAACTAACTGACAACAAAAGTTGACCTAGTAAAGTACTTCCTTAGTATTAAATTGGCTACATTCACTGCAGGAATGCCTGTAACTTGACCACCTGGATAAGTCCCTGCACTACATAAGTAAACATTATCATATTTTGTTTCATATCCAAGCCTCTTTTCAAGGATAAATTCCTCCCTCATTGGTAGATGGTTCAAATCGCCGTAAGGCAAGTTATAGATCTTTTCTGCGTTAAATGCATCCAATTCATCGACATACTTGACTTTACTTTTAAGATCTGGGAACATTTCGTAGAGATCTTCCAGGTCAGCCATGGTTTCCATCACTACACCGTTTCTACTTTTATCTAAGATAGATGGGAATAACAACTCACCAAATTCAGTGTCAAGAAGGGAATTCTCAAGACCCTTAAGCTTCTCAGGAAACCTAGGGTAGTCCGATAAAATAACATTGTATTTCTTCCATCCGGGGTAATACCCTCTCTTAGGGACATTGGGAACGAGCTCAGGAAATTGTAACGGACTAGTGGCTATCACAAATACATCACCGTCAACCACAGTGTTACCCAACCTTACACCAACCACCTTATCGTCTCTTACTATGAACTCTTCTACCTTGCTGTTCACTCTTACTTCCACTCCCCTATCGATAGCATACTCTGCAATTTTCTGACTTACTGTACCCATCCCACCCTCTACCAAAGACCATTCAGGGGAAAAGAAGTAGGCAATAACATACGCTGAAGTCCTCTCCATTCCTGGATATATAAAGAACTCATGGTACTCCTCAGATATGTACTCTGACAGTACTTTCTTAGCTGGTTCCTCAATGAATTCCTCTAAACCGTATTTCTTGGCTTCTTCAAGGATTGAATCCTTTGTTGGTGGTTTCTCTACAAAGGTAAATTTGTCATAGAGCATCTTCTTAAACTTCAACAATTTATCTTCAAATTCAGGATATCTAGTCTCACCAGCCTTTATCATTTCTTCTATTCTCTTCCTTGAATCTCTGTAGAATGGTATTACCTTATTGTTGACGTAGAAGACCTGAAAGACATCATTGTAAAGTAATGGAATTTTAAATTTATTGATAAGAAAACCTGGCATGAGACCCAATACATATGATGCTCTACTTAACTTCACACCCTTTATTTCGATAGTATCTGCCATTCCCCCTAACTTATTGTTAGCCTCTAAGAGTGTTACCTTAGCACCCTGTTCAGCGAGTAATGCAGAAAGTATTAATCCGTTATGACCTCCGCCTACAACAACTATTCTTTTCGTTGACATTATATCACTTTCTTAAGATATGCCAAGTTCCTAGAGCTTTTGCCCCTAGGACATTATTTGCGTCATATAGGCTTAAGTCAACTACGACTGTAGTTTTACCTGCTCTTATTACCTTACCTATACACTTGAAGGGACCATCTTTCATAGCTTCCAGAAAGTTAACCTTTAATTCCTGTGTAACTTGGTTGAACCCTTCATTAACTGTCATAGTGGCAATTCCACCTGTGTAATCTAATACTGTCATTATAACTCCGCCATGGAGAATACCGCCTAATCTTGTGACGTTTTCAGAGTAGTCAAAAGTGGTCTCTGCATATCCTTTACTTACCTTAACAACTTTGAGACCTATGTATGAGGCAAGTTTCTCTAGATTTAACATATATGTTATTTTTTCCTGATCAAAAAATCCGCTACTTTCATCGGTCATAAACATTACTATAAATATCTCATAAAAAACTCTTTCTTTTAAGATATTTGATTACAACACACTGTGTCCTAGTCATATGACGAATTACTATTTTATTACGACTAAGTAATCCTTATGTTGCTCTTAAAAATACTTAGTATATTGACAGTAAAATTTCTTGGCATCTAATATGTTTTAATCCGTTTGCTTAATCAAAAATAACCTTTATTTTTAAAGATTCATAAAGTTGCACATACCAAAAGTTTTATATTATGCTATGATTGGCAAAAAATTGCAATATCGCAATTAGTTATGTAATTGAATATAACATAGTATAAACTAGAGAAATTTTTATTAGGTTAAAAATTGAATATATTATGTGAGCCAAGAAAAAATGGGCTTAAATAAAGAAGTAATACGATGTTGTTATAAGATTTCGGACACTGATGTTGACTGTTTATTAAAATTGATAGAACTGAGGAAGTCTATAACGTCTGAAGAGCTATCTGACATGATGAAGGTTAGTAAAACAACAATAGAGAATAGTCTCAAAAAATTGATGGATATAGGTTTAATCACAAGGGAAAAGAAGACAGATAAAAGGATAGGAAGACCAAAGTATTACTACACTCTGATTATTAACTTTGAGGATAAAATGCGAAATGATTTACTGAATTGTTCTAAACTCATTGACCAAGTCATAAGTGAGGATATGGCTAGGATATAGAACTCATTGATTCTTGGCTGTCTCATGTTCTATTAGATCCTTCATTATCTGATAATCTTTTTCTCCTCTATACTTCTCTATAAGCTTAAGTATGTTATCTAGTTCCTCTTTAGAGTATGGAATCTCAACCATTTTAGCTAATTTCTCTAAAACGTCTACTAAAGGTTGAAGTGCCTCTATATATTCAGGTATTGTTGTTTCAGGTCTTTTCTCATATAAACTTAACAAACCTGTGGCTATTAACACGAAACCCCTACCTATGAGTTTTCTTAACTCCTCAGCCTGTTTTGACTTATCCTCAATCTTCAGTATTTCATCTTTCTTTTTACTCAGCTCTTTTAAGTACTCGACCAGTCTAACTTTCTGGATTTCTAACGTGAGTAATGAATCTCTAACGGTCTTGGATGCTATATACCTTACTTCTCCACCTGTATTAACTATAACCACATCTCCCTTTATGAACAAGTTTTCAATACTTCTCTGTATCGACTCAGCCGTTACGAATAATGACAAATTAGAGAATAGAGTTCTAGAATCTAAGCCGGAAGGACCCGCCTGAGCTATCGTAGTTAAGACTAGCCTATCTCTTTTTTGCTCAAACTCCATACACTGATTATGGTGAAAAAAGATAAAAAAAGTAGTAGCTAGTGCCCCAGGAAAAGTTTTATGGATAGGTAGTTACTCCGTTGTCTTTGGAGGAATATCTCATTCAATAGCAATCAATAAAAGAGTAAGAGCCGAATGTGAGTACTCTCCTTCAGATGATTCTTTATTTGAGACTAGTTACGGAGTCTTTAAGGGTAAAGGAAATTCCCTAATCGAAAGTGTCATATCACAGTTCCCTAATTTACCAAAAGTTCATGTTAAGCTAATAAACGACAAAGACTTCTTGCTTGAGGGTAGAAAAACAGGTCTAGGAAGCTCTTCCGCATCCACAGTTGCCTTAACTGCATGTTTGTATGCTCTAATAAACGAAAATGTAAACTTAAACGAGATACACAAAATATCGCAAGTAGCAAACTATCAAAGACAAAGAGGTATAGGTAGTGGATTTGACATAGCTACCGCAGTTTATGGCTCAATAGTTTACAAGAGATTCACCGATATACAAAGTTTAGACACTTACATCGAGCCTCTTAGATTAGGGGACAGATACCAAATGGCACTGGCATTCATTGGGGAAAGCTATGATACTGTGAACTCCGTGGCGAAATTCGTTGAAAAAAGAG is drawn from Sulfolobus acidocaldarius SUSAZ and contains these coding sequences:
- a CDS encoding TrmB family transcriptional regulator, which encodes MSQEKMGLNKEVIRCCYKISDTDVDCLLKLIELRKSITSEELSDMMKVSKTTIENSLKKLMDIGLITREKKTDKRIGRPKYYYTLIINFEDKMRNDLLNCSKLIDQVISEDMARI
- a CDS encoding esterase, with the protein product MTDESSGFFDQEKITYMLNLEKLASYIGLKVVKVSKGYAETTFDYSENVTRLGGILHGGVIMTVLDYTGGIATMTVNEGFNQVTQELKVNFLEAMKDGPFKCIGKVIRAGKTTVVVDLSLYDANNVLGAKALGTWHILRK
- a CDS encoding membrane protein — encoded protein: MIVSSSIVFDIFNYIGIVAFAISGAIKAVKRGMDLLGVLVLGFSTALGGGIISNLLLGKTPPTNLIYYPYPIIAFLASLATFIFYRIFTNMGKPLLYADAIGLGAFASSGASLAYSVSNNVILVVIVGAITAVGGGVIRDILSNEVPLILTREFYATTAVIGSFVYFIASDLSVPEDVALIVSFLITLILRILAMELKWELPRKKIE